In Sesamum indicum cultivar Zhongzhi No. 13 linkage group LG8, S_indicum_v1.0, whole genome shotgun sequence, the sequence GTCAATTAAACTGAAATATTTACGGTAAAAATCGGAAAGAATTGGCAAAAGACTGAAAACGAGAAGATGGGTTTCTGGTCTTTGGCTTACCAGAGGTTTGACATTAAAAAGATGAAGACTGATCTCAAAGGGAAGACTAGGAACTCGAAAGACTTGTTCttgatcaaaatttcaaagacCCAGTTTTCCTAATCAACGCGTTTGCAAGAAATTTGACTGTGAAGTAATGTGGGAAAGGGAGGAAAAATATGCTACTGTTTGAagatttcaataaaaaaacacactcCAACCTGCTGCTTTATGACTTGAGATCCGGGAAGCTGCCTGAGAAATTTCGCCTACAACGGCGTTTGAATAATTCTAACTTAGTTTTTAggatcaagaaattaaaatcttgTAAGCAGAACAAGGAATCATTTCAATCTAAATTCAGATAACTTTGccttgattttaattttgtaatgagCTCAAGTTTATGACTCACACGAGTGTTTTTAGTCAGTACTGATTGCCATTTACATAATCAATGCTACTTCATCTGGCATATCTTTGTCAACtttcccaatttttttttttgtggggatacaaaaataaaaaagtaggAGTGATGTTggtatattatgaataaagaataattgtgtgaaaaattaataaacagATTGGGaggtatatttaattttatcacatAATGGGAGTAGTACAACATTTAACTTTTAACTATTAAATTTGTGAAactgtatataatataagttaaagaaaaagaaaacaggaaTCCCAGTAACTGTAAGcagaataaaataagaagtgaaaggaaaatgagacaagaaaagaaggaaggcttttttggttaaattaaAGGTCAGAAGTtgtcttattatttttcatgtatttgtCAGGATTTGTTCCATGTGAGTGAGGCAGACAGAGACTGGACTTGTCATATCTGATTCTTTGCTGCATTTCTACAtgtagtaataattaataattcaaataaaattaaaaaatattctcaaaaatattttttattatttaaaaaattataagtatatcttaaattaacaataatttctataataaaggatatttattaaattataaatgtccttataattttttaaataataaaagacaaaatttaaaaaaatctattataatttatcctaataattaataccTTCATCAGCAATTattgtacaaaaattactgATTAGTTggcaagttttttttatttttttattttttggtgggGTTTGGGTGATCACGTGATTGACGCAGCAATttgtgttttattatattattattaatttaaatcagtTTCGAATTGGGCCGTCGTAAGTCCGTATGGTGGTATTGGGGCAGGAGCATTTAACACTGTGTTTATGGGAGAAGGGTTGAGAATTAAGTTGGGTGATCATCATACGTAATTGGGCCTTTGTTACTGGATATTAATCACAAGTCCCCTTAGACTTTAGTTGTTTCTTTGATGGACTAAGACTAATTTGAATCAtccttcaattttatccatcaaactaaattaaattgttaaatatcaattttttggggaggaataaattattaattaataagtcaatacAAATTAGCTAatgattgaatttttcaaattaaaatcctAAATAAGTTTGTGAATTTGAAGATAATAAATTGGTAATAAGCTTTAACAAATGCAGACATTAAGTATTTTGATGTAACTGAcccaatatataatataaaattattatgcattcttaaatataacttGTTAGAAAATTTGAGCACCAAATGTTTATGGTGTTTTTAgcccaataaaaataattacacacaTTCATGCCTACAAAAGAAGCATTGACAATGAGACAcactacatatataaatacataccaCCAGTCTACATCAACTCATGTTAAAAGCAACTCTAACTTTCTACTAcgataatcataaaatttcatgttttttctttgcttttattCCCCCCACAAATCCTCAAAGctacaatatttttacaatttgctcccataaatttaaaaaaaaaaattacacatccaaaaattgaaacatttcaatttaaatttataacaaaatcatttgtccataattttctaatcttataatttatgagTGCTTGTAATCGAATAATTTCACATCGTATTTAATTGATAGTGTAGAGATAAGtgcatgagaaaaagaaaatatcataactAAGTGaagattaatcaatatataaactaatgaAGATAgattacaaataaaaagaaacatatatgCCAACTACAGAggttgtatttcttttttctaaactaAAATACAGATGTATGTACGTATAATGTTGTATAGTATATAGTATACAATACAATGATGATAAATATGACACCCAGCACTAAATTAAAGAATGGAGAAACGGCTTTTTTCTTGGCCGCTAAGGTTCCACCAATCTGGACCCAACCTTATATTGCTAGCTTCCTCACTTGCATATTCCTCAATACCAATCAATGCTTCTGCCGTCTTCCATTCAATCCTCTGCTAAATGTATCTCTTGCCTCCTCTTTTAACTCCATACCAACTTCTTCTACCAATATTGTCGGAGGCGTGGGTTCCACGCTCCACCCCCCTCTTCCCGCTCTCCCCACGCTCCGCACCCCTCCATACCTTAACACTCTTGTCCAGGCTTCCACTGTAAACAATCCACCGCTCATCACTCTCCTCTTCCGCGCCTTCGTCCTTCTCCACGGCCAGGCACTTCACAGGTCCGCTATGTCCTGTCAGCACCGCCACGCACGTATGCTCTGCCCCATCGTCCCTCCTCCACACGCATATACTGTTATCCGCCGACCCACTCAGCACCAAATTCCCACCCACCGCCAAACACAACACCGCCAGCTTGTGGCCTCTCAGGACGCCGCCGTAGGACATGAAGTGCTTTTCACGCTCCCAGAAGTTCACCAGCCCGCCGGAGGAGCCAGCATACAGTGCTCCCGCCGAGTGCATCACCACCACAGCATTCACCGCGTGGTCCTGCTTCAACAGCGTGTCCACCAGCACGTGCTGCGTGGACTTGCCCACCAGCTCCCGCCGCCACGCCTTCACCGACCCGTCGGCCGAACCAGTAAAAACCAACCCGTCGAACCCGACGACTACGGAATTCACAGCGTCGTCGTGGGCCTGGATGGATTCCAGGCATTTGGAGTCCGAAATTCTCCACACTTTCAACGTTTTATCCCAAGAACCCGAGTACAGCAAACCCTGTTCGGCGTCAATGCTCAGGCACGAAATGGTATCATAATGTTTAACCCACGGGACATTGCGGTTTCTCCTCACCTCGACGTAGTTTTTCCGGTTAATGGATTTCGCCACCAACTCCCGGGTTGTGGGCAAGCTCCCAACAAACTTGTGCGTGTTCCTTCTATCCGTGCCCATGAATCTCCAGATCCGGATTTTTCCGTCCTGATGGCCGGTGAAAACTTTATCCCCTAACACAACAACGGCTTTCACCAACCCACTTCTGGACTTGAACCCGGAAAACTCCTGCAAGTTCTTCCACACCCTTATATTCTTGCTATCCGAGCCCGTATACAGCAGACCCCCCGAAGCCGCAAGCGAATAAATGTGACCTTCTTCCCGGAAGATGGATCCCATAAAGCCGCACTTATCTGGAGACACATCAGTCTCCTGTTCACCATCTTCATCTCCCGGCGGCAAGAATCCGGCGGGTTGATGAATCCAGGGAGAATTGATGTAGGGTGAGGGTTGGACCAACGGCGACATCAAATGATCATAGGGGGAAGAACTGGGGGTGCTGGGGCCGGAATAATACATGGTGGGGTTGTACCTGGGTGAGGTAATTGCTATGGGGGAAGCATCACTGTTCCGAGGAGGggaatgtttgtttttcttggggTAGAGAGGGGAATGGTTATAGTGAGTGAAAGGATCGTGGTGGATATCTTGAGTGGAAGGATCGGAGGCGAACAGGGCGCCGAGTTTGCGCCGCGGGAGAGAGTTTTTCTCCGGGGAAGTCGGGCTTCCTTTGATTTGAA encodes:
- the LOC105169901 gene encoding protein JINGUBANG — translated: MTIFQIKGSPTSPEKNSLPRRKLGALFASDPSTQDIHHDPFTHYNHSPLYPKKNKHSPPRNSDASPIAITSPRYNPTMYYSGPSTPSSSPYDHLMSPLVQPSPYINSPWIHQPAGFLPPGDEDGEQETDVSPDKCGFMGSIFREEGHIYSLAASGGLLYTGSDSKNIRVWKNLQEFSGFKSRSGLVKAVVVLGDKVFTGHQDGKIRIWRFMGTDRRNTHKFVGSLPTTRELVAKSINRKNYVEVRRNRNVPWVKHYDTISCLSIDAEQGLLYSGSWDKTLKVWRISDSKCLESIQAHDDAVNSVVVGFDGLVFTGSADGSVKAWRRELVGKSTQHVLVDTLLKQDHAVNAVVVMHSAGALYAGSSGGLVNFWEREKHFMSYGGVLRGHKLAVLCLAVGGNLVLSGSADNSICVWRRDDGAEHTCVAVLTGHSGPVKCLAVEKDEGAEEESDERWIVYSGSLDKSVKVWRGAERGESGKRGVERGTHASDNIGRRSWYGVKRGGKRYI